One stretch of Solenopsis invicta isolate M01_SB chromosome 16, UNIL_Sinv_3.0, whole genome shotgun sequence DNA includes these proteins:
- the LOC105197362 gene encoding CDGSH iron-sulfur domain-containing protein 2 homolog — MEPIARLVKVSVPNYLAGLPIPDSIGGWFRLGVKDWFALLPPTAFVVGMGYMSYRAFCPHGRPTPNGCVNLKVKKDIAKVVDTVDIEDISEKAVFCRCWRSENWPYCDGTHGRHNKECNDNVGPLIVKKKD; from the exons ATGGAACCGATCGCACGTCTTGTCAAAGTGTCCGTCCCGAATTATCTGGCCGGTTTACCGATTCCAGATTCGATAGGCGGATGGTTCCGACTGGGAG tGAAGGACTGGTTCGCCCTTTTGCCACCCACTGCCTTTGTCGTAGGTATGGGATATATGTCCTACAGAGCGTTTTGTCCTCACGGCAGACCTACG ccAAATGGTTGTGTTAATCTCAAAGTAAAGAAAGACATTGCAAAAGTGGTGGACACTGTTGATATCGAAGATATCTCTGAAAAAGCTGTATTTTGTCGCTGCTGGAGATCTGAAAAT tgGCCATACTGTGACGGTACTCACGGACGTCATAACAAGGAATGCAATGACAATGTGGGTCCACTTATCGTCAAGAAGAAAGACTAG